The nucleotide sequence TACCATTTTCATAGGTAATGCTTAATGCCACCCCATCATATTTTTGCTCACAAATGTACTCTGGTTGCCCTTGTATCTGCTTTTTGGTTCGGGTGTCAAATTCTGTTATTTCTTCCTTGGAGTAGGTGTTGGCCAATGAAAGCATTGGAAACCTGTGGATAGCAGTAGGGAATTCTCCAGAAACGTGGCCTCCCACACGTTGGGTAGGCGAGTCCTCTTTGCGGTATTGTGGAAACTGCTGTTCTAATCTTAATAAGTCCTCAAGAAGTTTATCAAAGTCATAATCTGGAATTTCAGATTTATGCTGTTGATAATACATATAGTTGTAATAATTGATTTTGTCAGTAAGTTCTTCTATTGTAGACTTAGCTTCTTCAGGCTTCATGTTTCAATAATTTCTGCAAATGTAACTAATACATCTATATTTTAATACCTAAAAAGGAAAAGAGGGTAGGGGTAATTTCTTTTCATTTGATGCCGTAAATGAAATTAGGGTATTGGCTAGGGCTTTGGCTGCTACAGCGGTTGCAGTTAAGGGAGCCTAAAGCCTATTTTTTTATTTACAGAACTTCTTCTTAAAATTTAATGCTTCTTTGTTCCCTAGGTTGATGCTTTTTTCTAAAGTCTCACATCCTTCTGAAGTCTTTCCTGAAAAAATTTGTGCTAAGCCTAGACCTTGGTAAGCTTTGGCGTAATTTTTATTGATACTAATCGCTTTCTTTAAATCTTTAATAGCCCCTTTATAATCTGTTAATACCAGTTTGACGTTTCCTCTATTGCACCAAATTTTCTCGTCAGCAGGGTCAAAGCTTAGTGCCTTGTTAAAATCATTGAGCGCACTGGTATAATTGCCTGCGGTAAAATAAGAAATTCCCCTATTGGTATAAATATCTGGGTGTTCACCTTTGAGCTTTAACGCAATGTTATAGTCCTTCAAAGCTTTTTCTACTTCATTGTTCTCAAAAAATGCTTTGCCTCTGTTGTAATACGGTCTATAGTCTAAAGAGTCCAGCTCAATACTTTTACTAAAACATTTGATGCTTTCTTCCATATTATGGAGTTCAAGAAAGGCAATGCCTCTCATATTGTATACATCTGTACGTGCGGTATTGTGTTCCAGTATTTTTCCTGTAATATCTATAACACCTTTGTAATTTTTTTCATGAAGCATACGTGTTGCTTCTAGTTGTAGTTCTTGGGTGGAAGGACGGCATGAAACGGTTAGGATCAAAAGGACAATAGGAGCGAGTATGTAGCTTAGGTTGTTCATTCCATGTAATTTTTTTTTAATTTATTAGCCTTTGTTTAACATTTTTTTTCTACTTGTTGTTATAAAATATATATCCTTATTTCTTAAAAGTAAAGCTATATTTTAAAATTTGGAGGAAACAGACAATGGACATTAAGATAAAACATGATAGTGATCATAACAAATTCTTTGCCATAATTGCTGGAAAAGAGTGTAGTCTAAGATACGAAAAAATGAACAATAATGTAATAGATGCAAAGCTTATGTTTGTCCCTAAGAATATGAGAGGGCAGGGAATCGCTAGTCAACTAGTGGAGCAAGCTGTAAATTTTGCAAAGAAAAACAATTACAGAATAAAGCCAACCTGCTCATATGTGGATGAATATATAAGAGGAAATGCAAAGTACCTACCTATTTTGGCGGAAGACGCAGAACCTGTAACAGCAAATAAATAAACTTAATTGACCTTGAAAAAATATTGAAGAAGCGCAGAAATGCGCTTTTTTTTGAATAATTGCTTTTAACCTGAAAAAGGAATAGAGTTTTTGCAAAATAACTTCAAATCAGGCGCTTCACTTTTAATGAATCAAAGGACGTTCTTAACGTACTTTAGCAATTTGCAATATTACAGTAGATAAATAAGCAGAAAACCGTTTGGTGTTAGTCAAACGGTTCTGCTACAATTAATTATATGAGTTTTTGTACTGGTTAACAACCGGTCCTTCTTCCGCCAAAAGTCCAGCCAAAGGTTACTTGTCCGAAGTGTTCTCTTGCTGGGTTTACAAAAGACTCGGGGTTGTTATTACTTCCTCCGAAATCGCCAAACCCACGTCCGTATCTTACGCCTAAGCTGAACCCTGAGAAGAACTCGTAACCCAGACCTACTACAGCAGCGTATTCTAATCTATTTTCCACATCTCCACTAGTAACCCCTGTAGCTCCTTCGGGGCTTGCAAATTGATGTCTTGACCTTAACAGATAAGACGCTTGTGGACCTGCTAGAAAATGTAGACCTCTAGTAACATTGATTCTTAAGAAAACTGGAAGGTCTAAGTATTCGACCCTTCGCTCATAGTTTTCAAGTGGCATATCTGTTACTGGGTCTGTTGCTGTGCCTGGTGATCTGTTTACAGAACCTTCTCTTGAATATAGAAGCTCTGGTTGCAAAGCAAAACTTCTGCTGAAACCAATGATACCAAAAACACCCATGTGGTACCCGTATAAATCTCCACCGTATAGCCCTTCAGAATCTTGGAATTGGTTATAGTTAAAACCTCCTCTAATACCAAAACCCGACTTCTGTGCAAAAGCTGAGTTGCTTGAAAATATCAAACCTGCGATTAACAAAACAACTACCTTAAAACCCTTCTTTATATCCATTGCTGTGTTTTGTTTACTTTCTATACCTATTCTACTTTACCTCAATTTTTACTTAAAGCTTTTGTTAATTCAACCTGTGCTAAAAACAAATTGTTTAGTTTGCCTATTTTGTAAATATGTTATGTAATGAATGGATTGAGTAATTTTATAAGTAGTTTATAGATTAGAAAAACGCTTGAAGGAGATGGCCTGGGTACGTGCTTTAATAAGAAAACTTTTTCATTTTGCTAAGATGCTTATAGTTATAGGTTTTCTGTTGAGCATTTTTTTTACAATTTTATTTAGGTACGTCTCCCCGCCTATCACTCCTTTGATGGTACTGCGTGGTTGGAATATGTGGCAAACTGATGGGGTGTATAAAGTCGATAAAGAATGGGTGCCGCTTAGGGAAATGTCGGCACACTTGCCGGTGGCGGTTATTTCGTCAGAGGACCAGAAGTTTTTATTTCATTATGGGTTTGATTGGGACGCTATTCAAAAAGCTTGGCAAAACAACAGCAACCCAAACAGGAAGCACTTAAAAGGTGGCAGTACAATTTCCCAACAAGTCGCTAAGAATGTTTTTTTATGGCCTGACCGGACTTGGCTTAGAAAAGGATTTGAGGCTTACTTTACTCTTTTAATAGAAATATTTTGGCCTAAAGAAAGGATCTTAGAGGTTTATCTTAATGTGATAGAAACGGGAAACGGTGTTTACGGGGTTGAACGCATAAGTCAAGCTTGTTTTAGCAAAAGCGCCAAACATCTCTCTAAGGAGGAGGCTGCATTAATTGTTGCGACTATCCCCAATCCGAGGTTATGGTCTCCTTGTACCCCAAATTTTTATATTCACAACCGTAAAAACAATATTCTTAAAGCCATGGGTAATGTAAATAGGGTTTTTAAGTATTCAAAGTCTGCACAAAACAAAAAATAGGAGGCACTTAAAACAAGATGTCGTTTATTCATATGTGAAATTTTCTCGCCTGAAGTTGTAATAGGCTTTTTGAAAAATTACGAAAACTTCAATTTTGCCTCTTTTGTAATCTTTTGCTGTAATTCCACTTTATACATTCCAAAAGCATAAAAAAAGCTGCCATTTTGAGGCAGCCTTTTAAATTGTGTAATATAACTTTATATTAAATTTACCTTTGTTTTTTCATTACCAAAGCTGTCCTATTGGTCAGGTATATTTTCAAGTTCTGATCTTGGTCGGTTTTATAAGTAATGCTGGTATCTATTCTGTCGAAACCTCCAAACTCAGATGCATCACTATTTAATATAATTTTATAG is from Cytophagaceae bacterium ABcell3 and encodes:
- a CDS encoding tetratricopeptide repeat protein, with translation MNNLSYILAPIVLLILTVSCRPSTQELQLEATRMLHEKNYKGVIDITGKILEHNTARTDVYNMRGIAFLELHNMEESIKCFSKSIELDSLDYRPYYNRGKAFFENNEVEKALKDYNIALKLKGEHPDIYTNRGISYFTAGNYTSALNDFNKALSFDPADEKIWCNRGNVKLVLTDYKGAIKDLKKAISINKNYAKAYQGLGLAQIFSGKTSEGCETLEKSINLGNKEALNFKKKFCK
- a CDS encoding GNAT family N-acetyltransferase translates to MDIKIKHDSDHNKFFAIIAGKECSLRYEKMNNNVIDAKLMFVPKNMRGQGIASQLVEQAVNFAKKNNYRIKPTCSYVDEYIRGNAKYLPILAEDAEPVTANK
- a CDS encoding porin family protein, yielding MDIKKGFKVVVLLIAGLIFSSNSAFAQKSGFGIRGGFNYNQFQDSEGLYGGDLYGYHMGVFGIIGFSRSFALQPELLYSREGSVNRSPGTATDPVTDMPLENYERRVEYLDLPVFLRINVTRGLHFLAGPQASYLLRSRHQFASPEGATGVTSGDVENRLEYAAVVGLGYEFFSGFSLGVRYGRGFGDFGGSNNNPESFVNPAREHFGQVTFGWTFGGRRTGC
- the mtgA gene encoding monofunctional biosynthetic peptidoglycan transglycosylase translates to MLIVIGFLLSIFFTILFRYVSPPITPLMVLRGWNMWQTDGVYKVDKEWVPLREMSAHLPVAVISSEDQKFLFHYGFDWDAIQKAWQNNSNPNRKHLKGGSTISQQVAKNVFLWPDRTWLRKGFEAYFTLLIEIFWPKERILEVYLNVIETGNGVYGVERISQACFSKSAKHLSKEEAALIVATIPNPRLWSPCTPNFYIHNRKNNILKAMGNVNRVFKYSKSAQNKK